Proteins encoded by one window of Flagellimonas lutaonensis:
- the pgi gene encoding glucose-6-phosphate isomerase has protein sequence MTLPKINPTATKAWMALAAHQKESEKLHLRQLFESDPDRARKFHIQWRDFVVDYSKNRITSETIDLLLQLADEVRLKESMASYFGGDVINETEGRAVLHTALRAAKDEVVKVDGENVVPEVHQVGEHIKTFSEEIIAGKKKGFTGKPFTDVVNIGIGGSDLGPVMVTEALEYYKNHLRVHFVSNVDGDHVHEVLKHIDPETTLFVVVSKSFTTQETLSNALTIKRWFLQYASPEDVAHHFVAVSTNLEKIKEFGIADENVFPMWDWVGGRFSLWSAVGLSIALSVGYDNFTQLLEGAREMDNHFKETDFSENIPVILALLSVWYNNFYGAETEAIIPYSQYLHRFSAYLQQGIMESNGKSVDRSGEQVGYQTGTIIWGEPGTNSQHAFFQLIHQGTKLIPSDFIGFKESLHGDTDHHNKLMANFFAQTEALMNGKIPEEVRQELENQDYNNEEIDFLLPFKVFEGNKPTNTILIKKLTPKTLGALIAMYEHKIFVQGVIWNIFSFDQWGVELGKQLAKNILQDIENPQIGPHDASTEQLLRFFKD, from the coding sequence ATGACACTTCCCAAAATCAATCCTACAGCGACTAAGGCCTGGATGGCTCTGGCGGCACACCAAAAAGAATCAGAAAAACTACATTTACGGCAACTCTTTGAATCGGACCCCGATAGGGCGAGAAAATTCCATATCCAGTGGAGAGACTTCGTTGTCGACTATTCCAAGAACAGAATTACATCCGAAACCATCGATTTGCTGCTGCAATTAGCCGACGAGGTCAGGTTAAAAGAAAGCATGGCCAGCTATTTTGGTGGTGATGTGATCAATGAAACCGAAGGGCGGGCCGTTTTGCACACCGCGCTGCGTGCAGCAAAAGATGAAGTGGTAAAGGTCGATGGAGAAAATGTGGTGCCAGAGGTACACCAGGTCGGCGAGCACATAAAAACGTTCTCAGAAGAGATCATCGCTGGAAAAAAGAAAGGGTTTACGGGCAAACCCTTTACCGATGTGGTCAATATCGGTATTGGCGGTTCTGACTTGGGGCCCGTAATGGTCACCGAGGCGCTTGAATATTACAAGAACCACTTAAGGGTGCATTTTGTGAGCAATGTCGATGGTGACCACGTCCATGAAGTGTTAAAGCACATTGATCCAGAGACCACTCTTTTTGTGGTGGTATCGAAAAGTTTTACCACCCAAGAGACCCTGAGTAATGCCCTGACCATTAAAAGATGGTTTTTACAGTATGCCTCCCCAGAAGATGTGGCACACCATTTTGTGGCCGTTTCGACCAATCTTGAGAAAATAAAGGAGTTTGGCATTGCCGATGAAAATGTATTCCCGATGTGGGATTGGGTCGGTGGCCGTTTCTCGCTTTGGAGTGCGGTGGGCCTTTCAATAGCATTGTCTGTCGGCTATGATAATTTTACCCAGCTTCTTGAAGGGGCCCGTGAAATGGACAACCATTTTAAGGAAACAGACTTCAGCGAAAATATACCGGTTATATTGGCGCTTTTGAGCGTATGGTACAACAATTTCTACGGAGCCGAGACCGAGGCCATCATCCCCTACAGTCAATATCTCCACCGTTTTTCAGCCTATTTGCAGCAGGGCATTATGGAGAGCAATGGCAAAAGTGTTGATCGCTCGGGCGAACAGGTCGGCTACCAGACCGGCACAATTATATGGGGAGAGCCCGGCACAAATTCACAACATGCTTTTTTTCAGTTGATCCACCAGGGCACCAAATTGATTCCCAGTGATTTTATTGGCTTTAAGGAATCATTGCATGGCGATACGGACCATCATAATAAGTTGATGGCCAATTTTTTCGCCCAGACAGAGGCTTTGATGAACGGCAAGATCCCAGAAGAGGTTAGGCAAGAACTTGAAAATCAAGACTATAACAATGAAGAAATAGATTTTTTACTGCCATTCAAAGTATTTGAGGGTAACAAGCCCACCAACACGATACTTATTAAAAAGCTGACGCCGAAAACCTTGGGTGCCCTTATCGCGATGTACGAGCATAAAATTTTTGTGCAAGGGGTGATATGGAATATCTTCAGTTTTGACCAATGGGGTGTGGAACTTGGAAAGCAACTTGCCAAAAATATTCTTCAAGATATTGAGAACCCTCAAATAGGGCCCCACGATGCTTCTACCGAACAGCTTTTACGTTTTTTTAAGGACTGA